The genomic DNA CATCCCGATTATAAAAACAACAGATGGATTTACATATCGTATGCATCACCCGAAGGAGAAGGAGATGGTGGTAATACAGCTATTTTAAGAGCCAAATTAAATAATAACACTCTGGTTGAGCAACAATTACTTTATAAAGCTGATCCAAACACAAAAAAAGGCCAACATTGGGGGTCACGTATGGCATTTGATAATGAAGGCTATTTATATTTTTCTATAGGAGATCGAGGAAATAGAGATGTAAACCCACAGGATCTTACCCGGGATTGTGGTAAAATTTACAGATTAAATGATGATGGAAGCATCCCTCAAGACAATCCTTTTATAAATACTGACAATGCAAAAACCGCTATCTATAGTTACGGTCATAGAAATCCACAAGGCATGGCAAAAAACCCGCTAACTGGAGACATCTGGACTAACGAGCATGGTCCACGGGGGGGGAGACGAAATTAACATCATACAGAAAGGAAAAAACTATGGATGGCCAGTCATTTCTTATGGTATAAATTATGATGGCTCGACATTTACCGATATCACTGAAAAAGAAGGCATGGAGCAACCGCTATTTTATTGGGTACCTTCTATCGCCCCTAGTGGTATGGCTTTTGTTTCTTCAGACATATACCCTAATTGGAAAGAAAATATTCTAGTTGGTTCTTTAAAGTTTGAATACCTTGAAAGACTTGTGATAGAAAACAATAAAGTAGTAAAACGCGAAAAACTATTTGAAGATATCGGCCGCGTTAGAAATGTAATAGAAGCTCCAGATGGTTATATTTATGCAGCTATTGAAGGCTTAGGCATTGTAAAAATTGTTCCAGAAAATTAAAAATAACACATGAAATTAATTATAGTAAGCTTAATAGCACTAGCCTCAACAATTATTATTTCTACAAATCAAAATAACAAATCACAAACAGATCCCTTAAAAGAAAGTATACAAAGAGGTCGTGACATTTATACAGATTTTTGTGTGTCCTGCCATTTACCAAATGGTAAAGGTGTAGAAAAAGTGTATCCCCCATTAGCCAATTCAGATTATCTTATAAAAAATCGAGAAGCTAGTATTAGAGGTATTAAATATGGACAAAAAGGTGACATTATTGTAAACGGACAAACATATAATGGCTTTATGGCTCCTATGGGATTAAGTGATGATGAAGTAGCCGATGTTATGAACTATATAACAAATAGTTGGGAAAATAAAAATGATAAAATAGTTACAGAAGAAGAAGTTTCAAAAATTAAAAAATAAGCAGTTTCATATTTAAATAACTTTACATTTAACTAACTTTGTAAAAGCTAACTAAACTAAATTAATAATGCTTATAATTGGAATCGCAGGCGGTACTAGCTGTGGTAAAACCACTGTTGTAAATCAGATATTAAATGAGCTACCAGAAGGCGAAGTTGGCGTAATTTCGCAAGATTCCTATTATAAAGACACCACGCATTTATCTTATGAAGAGCGTGTAAAAATAAATTTTGATCACCCACGGTCTATCGATTTTGACCTTTTAGTTGATCATTTAAAAGAACTCAAAAACGATACTCCCATACACCAACCCGTGTATTCTTTCGTTAAACATAATAGAACTGGAGATACCATTTTAACACATCCCAGAAAAGTTATGATTGTTGAAGGTATTTTAATTTTAACAAACCCGGAATTACGGGATATGTTTGACATTAAAATATTTGTACATGCAGATACAGACGAACGTTTAATAAGACGTTTAAGACGTGATATTTCTGAACGAGGTAGAGATTTGAATGAAGTTTTAGCACGGTATCAAACAACATTGAAACCCATGCACGACCAATTTATTGAACCTATGAAAGAATACGCAGACATTATAATACCAAACAATAAATATAATACAGTGGCTGTAGACATTGTTAAAACCATAATAAA from Flavivirga abyssicola includes the following:
- a CDS encoding c-type cytochrome, with the translated sequence MKLIIVSLIALASTIIISTNQNNKSQTDPLKESIQRGRDIYTDFCVSCHLPNGKGVEKVYPPLANSDYLIKNREASIRGIKYGQKGDIIVNGQTYNGFMAPMGLSDDEVADVMNYITNSWENKNDKIVTEEEVSKIKK
- the udk gene encoding uridine kinase, with the translated sequence MLIIGIAGGTSCGKTTVVNQILNELPEGEVGVISQDSYYKDTTHLSYEERVKINFDHPRSIDFDLLVDHLKELKNDTPIHQPVYSFVKHNRTGDTILTHPRKVMIVEGILILTNPELRDMFDIKIFVHADTDERLIRRLRRDISERGRDLNEVLARYQTTLKPMHDQFIEPMKEYADIIIPNNKYNTVAVDIVKTIINEKL